In Besnoitia besnoiti strain Bb-Ger1 chromosome Unknown contig00164, whole genome shotgun sequence, the genomic window taaaggtatgttatgcaagatctttacagaaccattcactattttatatctacactttgtagaaaccatgtggatattaatccacattacattctatctctaaatcatataacggtcgtaaggtacgccggggataacaggtcagataatattgggagttctaatcctcggattgtatcagcacctccatgtcggctcattactcccttgttattgaacaagattcagttaggaacgctagttcaccgtcagatgtaatacgtgagctgggttaagaacgtctggagacagtttgttccctatctaccatattatctaattggtttaattttcttacaaacggcttttggtttgattgaattatcgcacccagataactccataccagtgaaccggtttgtaactccgcttcatatcgtacctgaatggtactttttagcatattatgcggtgttaaaagtaatcccatccaaaaccggtggtttgttagtatttatgttatcaacatgtcaatgaaatatcaacaacgatgaaacttatttggttaacataacaacatagaaggtaaagctggattacgttcaaactttacactggatacgtttcaatgttaacttactaaataccatgggagcgaagagaatctaatatgtaactccgttcatggaaatcaaaagagctttcactgattgtatttatgaaacgtgattagttcacctagccaacacgatccggttgtttgggaataatatccctatttaagggattgatatgtgctacaataacacagtcggtacgaagtcgaaacaaggtagttgatggtgaaccagtggctgaacaaacctttttattgattatgctgactttagtcccgagaaactacagttctgcttaaactgaggagtcaagtaggtacaaccgtacaaggattaattatgtccatctgtgcatctaagttgagactatcggttatatattttagacgctaacttcccggctaaacatcccttttctttgaaacacacttcccttctcgccgttagcatgatctcaaagtaccagaagccatgtgatctatatagtataacgggacattagaccgaacctgcgatagataaatatatcttggatgattgtatattagcggctaaatgtcaatcaaacatgcgaattttaggttttccatgaaatctatttggaagaagaggcttgatagtactaccgtaagtacataatatacagtcccagcagtagcggttaaactatagaagagtcgagtattatccatgcataccaggcgtaaaaagcgttcatccagttactaaacaggtgccaggccaacaagaatccgatccgtgtattccgtacagactaacattaagaaggcgactaccaaagtgaatgtcatgatattcgtacagcttgtatacaaatgttggtttttcaaatatacgctggataccactatacttaatgcacttaacatgatggtcatgaaaagcacaagagaacttggatccggtaaacaaagaccttcaagatctaaaccagtagtccaactcgtagtatatactcccagaaaaaggtagtttatatcaacctaggaatcccattttagtaagtgtaacatggagtctagcttcagttgttatctgattggtattgcatgccctgagtacgtaaggaa contains:
- a CDS encoding cytochrome b6 subfamily protein (encoded by transcript BESB_031570), with the translated sequence FVPYLPYYLIGLIFLQTAFGLIELSHPDNSIPVNRFVTPLHIVPEWYFLAYYAVLKVIPSKTGGLLVFMLSTCQ